A single Eulemur rufifrons isolate Redbay chromosome 9, OSU_ERuf_1, whole genome shotgun sequence DNA region contains:
- the RPAIN gene encoding RPA-interacting protein isoform X1, translated as MRFKRVQQPETSTPRVPCAPLAGGAFVGDSGKEEMADPSGSRHRSLYKLVGSQPWKEAFRQRCLERMKNSRARLLNRYRKTGGNMPGRAQNTFLVQEVMEEEWKALHSVENHPEALAQLEEVMDLAVLEEIQQELIEQEQSIISEYEKSLQFDEKCLSIMLAEWEANPLICPVCTKYNLRITSGVVMCQCGLSIPSHGPELTEQKLRAYLEASVNEHSAHCFHTPQFSVTEGIEEKSSLLMSCLVSLSWDPVCGKRGSVVGFIPTLVEIMA; from the exons ATGCGTTTTAAGCGCGTTCAGCAGCCAGAAACATCCACTCCCAGAGTTCCGTGCGCGCCCCTAGCGGGCGGTGCTTTTGTTGGCGACTCCGGGAAGGAGGAGATGGCAGACCCGTCGGGATCTCGGCACCGCTCGCTGTACAAGCTGGTGGGCTCGCAGCCTTGGAAAGAGGCTTTCAGGCAG aGATGCCTGGAGAGAATGAAAAACAGTCGGGCCAGACTCCTGAACAGGTACCGCAAAACTGGAGGCAATATGCCAGGGAGAGCTCAAAACACCTTTCTAGTGCAAGAGGTGATGGAAGAAGAGTGGAAGGCTTTGCATTCAGTGGAGAACCATCCAGAGGCTTTGGCTCAG TTGGAGGAGGTGATGGACCTGGCTGTACTGGAGGAAATCCAGCAGGAGCTGATTGAGCAAG AACAGTCCATCATCAGCGAGTATGAGAAGAGCTTGCAGTTTGATGAAAAGTGTCTCAGCATCATGCTGGCTGAGTGGGAGGCAAACCCCCTCATCTGTCCTGTGTGTACAAA GTATAACCTGAGAATCACAAGCGGTGTGGTCATGTGTCAGTGTGGCCTGTCCATCCCATCTCAC gGTCCAGAGTTGACAGAGCAGAAGCTTCGTGCCTATTTAGAGGCAAGTGTAAATGAGCACAGTGCACATTGTTTCCACACACCTCAATTTTCAGTCACTGAAGGAATAGAAGAAAAGTCCAGTCTTCTTATGAGCTGCCTGGTAAGCCTCTCATGGGACCCAGTCTGTGGTAAGCGGGGGTCGGTGGTTGGTTTTATTCCCACCTTGGTAGAAATAATGGCTTAG
- the RPAIN gene encoding RPA-interacting protein isoform X4, translating into MRFKRVQQPETSTPRVPCAPLAGGAFVGDSGKEEMADPSGSRHRSLYKLVGSQPWKEAFRQRCLERMKNSRARLLNRYRKTGGNMPGRAQNTFLVQEVMEEEWKALHSVENHPEALAQLEEVMDLAVLEEIQQELIEQEQSIISEYEKSLQFDEKCLSIMLAEWEANPLICPVCTKLVILGL; encoded by the exons ATGCGTTTTAAGCGCGTTCAGCAGCCAGAAACATCCACTCCCAGAGTTCCGTGCGCGCCCCTAGCGGGCGGTGCTTTTGTTGGCGACTCCGGGAAGGAGGAGATGGCAGACCCGTCGGGATCTCGGCACCGCTCGCTGTACAAGCTGGTGGGCTCGCAGCCTTGGAAAGAGGCTTTCAGGCAG aGATGCCTGGAGAGAATGAAAAACAGTCGGGCCAGACTCCTGAACAGGTACCGCAAAACTGGAGGCAATATGCCAGGGAGAGCTCAAAACACCTTTCTAGTGCAAGAGGTGATGGAAGAAGAGTGGAAGGCTTTGCATTCAGTGGAGAACCATCCAGAGGCTTTGGCTCAG TTGGAGGAGGTGATGGACCTGGCTGTACTGGAGGAAATCCAGCAGGAGCTGATTGAGCAAG AACAGTCCATCATCAGCGAGTATGAGAAGAGCTTGCAGTTTGATGAAAAGTGTCTCAGCATCATGCTGGCTGAGTGGGAGGCAAACCCCCTCATCTGTCCTGTGTGTACAAA GCTTGTGATACTTGGGCTGTGA
- the C1QBP gene encoding complement component 1 Q subcomponent-binding protein, mitochondrial, with product MLPLLRCVPRALGPAVAGLRAAAPAPPLRQLLQLAPRPCARPFGLLSVRAGSVRRPVLLRPPGPCACGCGCGALHTEGDKAFVEFLSDEIKEEKKIQKHKSLPKMSGGWELEVNGTEAKLVRKVAGEKITVTFNINNSIPPTFDGEEESSQGQKVEEQEPELTSTPNFVVEVTKNDGKKALVLDCHYPEDEVGQEEEDESDIFSIREVSFQSTSDSEWKDTNYTLNTDSLDWALYDHLMDFLADRGVDNTFADELVELSTALEHQEYITFLEDLKSFVKSQ from the exons ATGCTCCCTCTGCTCCGCTGTGTGCCCCGTGCCCTGGGCCCCGCCGTCGCCGGCCTTCGCGCCGCCGCGCCAGCCCCCCCGCTCCGGCAGCTACTGCAGCTGGCGCCACGGCCATGCGCCCGGCCCTTCGGATTGCTCAGCGTGCGCGCGGGGTCGGTGCGGCGGCCCGTCCTCCTGCGGCCTCCCGGGCCCTGCGcctgcggctgcggctgcggcgcGCTGCACACCGAAG GGGACAAAGCTTTTGTTGAATTTCTGAGTGATGAAattaaggaggaaaagaaaattcagaagcaTAAGTCCCTCCCCAAGATGTCTGGAGGTTGGGAGCTGGAAGTGAACGGAACGGAAGCTAAATTAGTGCGGAAAGTTGCTGGGGAAAA GATCACTGTCACTTTCAACATTAACAACAGCATCCCACCAACATTTGATGGTGAGGAGGAGTCCTCCCAAGGGCAAAAGGTTGAGGAACAAGAG CCTGAACTGACATCAACTCCTAATTTCGTGGTTGAAGTTACAAAGAACGACGGCAAGAAGGCCCTTGTGCTGGACTGCCACTATCCAGAGGATGAG GTTGGacaagaggaggaggatgagagtGACATTTTCTCTATCAGGGAAGTTAGCTTTCAGTCCACCAGTGATTCTGAATGGAAGGACACTAATTATACACTCAACACAGATTCCCTAGACTGG GCCTTGTATGACCATCTAATGGATTTCCTTGCGGACCGAGGGGTGGACAACACTTTTGCGGATGAGTTGGTGGAGCTCAGCACAGCCCTGGAACACCAGGAGTACATTACTTTTCTTGAAGATCTCAAGAGTTTTGTCAAGAGCCAGTAG
- the RPAIN gene encoding RPA-interacting protein isoform X2, whose protein sequence is MRFKRVQQPETSTPRVPCAPLAGGAFVGDSGKEEMADPSGSRHRSLYKLVGSQPWKEAFRQRCLERMKNSRARLLNRYRKTGGNMPGRAQNTFLVQEVMEEEWKALHSVENHPEALAQLEEVMDLAVLEEIQQELIEQEQSIISEYEKSLQFDEKCLSIMLAEWEANPLICPVCTKYNLRITSGVVMCQCGLSIPSHGPELTEQKLRAYLEASVNEHSAHCFHTPQFSVTEGIEEKSSLLMSCLACDTWAVIL, encoded by the exons ATGCGTTTTAAGCGCGTTCAGCAGCCAGAAACATCCACTCCCAGAGTTCCGTGCGCGCCCCTAGCGGGCGGTGCTTTTGTTGGCGACTCCGGGAAGGAGGAGATGGCAGACCCGTCGGGATCTCGGCACCGCTCGCTGTACAAGCTGGTGGGCTCGCAGCCTTGGAAAGAGGCTTTCAGGCAG aGATGCCTGGAGAGAATGAAAAACAGTCGGGCCAGACTCCTGAACAGGTACCGCAAAACTGGAGGCAATATGCCAGGGAGAGCTCAAAACACCTTTCTAGTGCAAGAGGTGATGGAAGAAGAGTGGAAGGCTTTGCATTCAGTGGAGAACCATCCAGAGGCTTTGGCTCAG TTGGAGGAGGTGATGGACCTGGCTGTACTGGAGGAAATCCAGCAGGAGCTGATTGAGCAAG AACAGTCCATCATCAGCGAGTATGAGAAGAGCTTGCAGTTTGATGAAAAGTGTCTCAGCATCATGCTGGCTGAGTGGGAGGCAAACCCCCTCATCTGTCCTGTGTGTACAAA GTATAACCTGAGAATCACAAGCGGTGTGGTCATGTGTCAGTGTGGCCTGTCCATCCCATCTCAC gGTCCAGAGTTGACAGAGCAGAAGCTTCGTGCCTATTTAGAGGCAAGTGTAAATGAGCACAGTGCACATTGTTTCCACACACCTCAATTTTCAGTCACTGAAGGAATAGAAGAAAAGTCCAGTCTTCTTATGAGCTGCCTG GCTTGTGATACTTGGGCTGTGATCCTCTAA
- the RPAIN gene encoding RPA-interacting protein isoform X3: MRFKRVQQPETSTPRVPCAPLAGGAFVGDSGKEEMADPSGSRHRSLYKLVGSQPWKEAFRQRCLERMKNSRARLLNRYRKTGGNMPGRAQNTFLVQEVMEEEWKALHSVENHPEALAQLEEVMDLAVLEEIQQELIEQEQSIISEYEKSLQFDEKCLSIMLAEWEANPLICPVCTKYNLRITSGVVMCQCGLSIPSHACDTWAVIL; encoded by the exons ATGCGTTTTAAGCGCGTTCAGCAGCCAGAAACATCCACTCCCAGAGTTCCGTGCGCGCCCCTAGCGGGCGGTGCTTTTGTTGGCGACTCCGGGAAGGAGGAGATGGCAGACCCGTCGGGATCTCGGCACCGCTCGCTGTACAAGCTGGTGGGCTCGCAGCCTTGGAAAGAGGCTTTCAGGCAG aGATGCCTGGAGAGAATGAAAAACAGTCGGGCCAGACTCCTGAACAGGTACCGCAAAACTGGAGGCAATATGCCAGGGAGAGCTCAAAACACCTTTCTAGTGCAAGAGGTGATGGAAGAAGAGTGGAAGGCTTTGCATTCAGTGGAGAACCATCCAGAGGCTTTGGCTCAG TTGGAGGAGGTGATGGACCTGGCTGTACTGGAGGAAATCCAGCAGGAGCTGATTGAGCAAG AACAGTCCATCATCAGCGAGTATGAGAAGAGCTTGCAGTTTGATGAAAAGTGTCTCAGCATCATGCTGGCTGAGTGGGAGGCAAACCCCCTCATCTGTCCTGTGTGTACAAA GTATAACCTGAGAATCACAAGCGGTGTGGTCATGTGTCAGTGTGGCCTGTCCATCCCATCTCAC GCTTGTGATACTTGGGCTGTGATCCTCTAA